The window ATATCTTTGAAAACCCGGCCTGGTACACGGCCTACACCCCCTATCAGCCCGAGATTGCGCAAGGGCGGCTGGAAGCACTGTTGAACTATCAGACCATGGTGGCCGATCTGACCGGGTTGCCCGTGGCCAATGCGTCATTGCTGGACGAGGCCACGGCAGCGGCGGAAGCCATGGCGATGGCCCGGCGGCAGGCGAAATCCAGTGCGGATGCGTTCTTTGTGGCCCATGATCTGCATCCGCAGACGATTTCGGTGATCGAGACCCGCGCCGCGCCGTTGGGTATCCGGATCATCAAGGGCTCCATCGATGATCTGGTGCCCGATCAGGTTTTTGGAGCCATCTTCCAGTATCCGGGCACTTATGGCCATATCCGTGATCTGACGCCAGAGATCGAGGTGCTGCACGAGGCAAAGGCCCTCGCGGTCGTTGCCACGGATCTTCTGGCGCTGTGTCTGCTGAAAGAGCCCGGTGCCATGGGCGCAGATATCGCCGTGGGCTCGTCGCAGCGCTTTGGCGTGCCGATGGGTTACGGCGGACCACATGCCGCCTTTATGTCCTGCACCGACGCGCTGAAACGCGCTATGCCGGGGCGGATCGTCGGCGTCAGTGTCGACAGCAGTGGCAATCAGGCCTATCGCCTGTCGCTGCAAACGCGCGAGCAGCATATCCGGCGCGAGAAGGCGACCTCGAACGTCTGCACCGCTCAGGCTTTGCTGGCGGTGATGGCGTCCTTCTATGCGGTGTTTCACGGGCCTGTGGGTCTGCGCGCCATTGCGCAGCGGGTGCATCTGAACGCGGTGACGGTGGCGGATGCGCTGCGTGCGGCTGGTGCTGACGTGGCGCCGGATGCGTTCTTTGACACGATCACCGTCAAGGTCGGTGTGGGTCAGGCGGGCATCCTTGCTGCCGCTCAGCAGCGGGGGATCAACCTGCGCAAGGTTGGGCGTGACCGCGTGGGGATCAGCGTCGATGAAACCACCGATGCCAGCGTGGTCGCCCGGCTGATGAACGCGTTTGGCATCACTGATCTGGCCTCGGCTGCGGACAACCCGACCATTCCCGACGATCTGCTGCGTGACAGCGATTACCTGACCCATCCGGTCTTTCACATGAACCGGGCGGAATCCGAGATGATGCGCTATATGCGACGTCTGTCGGACCGCGATCTGGCGCTGGACCGGGCGATGATCCCGCTTGGCAGCTGCACGATGAAGCTGAACGCCGCAGCCGAGATGATGCCCATCACCTGGCCGGAATTCGGTGCGCTGCATCCCTTTGCGCCGCGTGATCAGGCGGCGGGCTATGCCGAGGCAATCGCCGATCTGGACGCCAAGCTGTGCGAGATTACCGGCTATGACGCCTTTTCGATGCAGCCCAATAGCGGCGCGCAGGGGGAATATGCGGGGCTGCTGACCATTCAGGCCTATCACCGCGCGAATGGTGATGATCAGCGCGATGTCTGCCTGATCCCGATGTCGGCGCATGGCACCAACCCCGCCAGCGCGCAGATGTGCGGGATGAAGGTTGTCGTGGTGAAATCCGCGCCAAACGGCGACATCGATCTTGAGGATTTCGCCGAAAAGGCAGCGACGGCTGGCGACAAGCTGGCAGCCGTGATGATCACCTATCCCAGCACGCATGGCGTCTTTGAGGACACTGTGCGCGACGTCTGCAAGATCACCCATGATCATGGCGGTCAGGTCTATATCGACGGCGCCAATATGAACGCGCTGGTCGGGCTGGTGAAGCCGGGCGAGATCGGCGGCGACGTCAGCCACCTGAACCTGCACAAGACATTCGCCATTCCGCATGGCGGCGGCGGTCCGGGCATGGGGCCGATCGGGGTCAAGGCGCATCTGGCGCCGCATCTGCCCGGAGATCCGCGCGAGGATGACAGCGGCGCAGTGTCGGCAGCGCCTTTCGGCAGCGCCTCCATTCTGCTGATTTCATGGGCCTATTGTCTGATGATGGGCGGCGAAGGGCTGACCCAGGCGACGCGGGTGGCGATCCTGAACGCGAACTATATCGCATCGCGTTTGGGGGGCGCCTATCCGATCCTGTTCATGGGCAATCGTGGCCGCGTGGCGCATGAATGTATTCTGGATACCCGCCCCTTTGCCGAACATGGCGTGACCGTGGACGA is drawn from Paracoccus tegillarcae and contains these coding sequences:
- the gcvP gene encoding aminomethyl-transferring glycine dehydrogenase, translating into MTRWNPTDYNPDDFANRRHIGPSPVEMTDMLKAVGADSLDALIEQTVPQAIRQDQPLSWAALSEAGLLARMEEVAKKNRVMTSLIGQGYYGTVTPPAIQRNIFENPAWYTAYTPYQPEIAQGRLEALLNYQTMVADLTGLPVANASLLDEATAAAEAMAMARRQAKSSADAFFVAHDLHPQTISVIETRAAPLGIRIIKGSIDDLVPDQVFGAIFQYPGTYGHIRDLTPEIEVLHEAKALAVVATDLLALCLLKEPGAMGADIAVGSSQRFGVPMGYGGPHAAFMSCTDALKRAMPGRIVGVSVDSSGNQAYRLSLQTREQHIRREKATSNVCTAQALLAVMASFYAVFHGPVGLRAIAQRVHLNAVTVADALRAAGADVAPDAFFDTITVKVGVGQAGILAAAQQRGINLRKVGRDRVGISVDETTDASVVARLMNAFGITDLASAADNPTIPDDLLRDSDYLTHPVFHMNRAESEMMRYMRRLSDRDLALDRAMIPLGSCTMKLNAAAEMMPITWPEFGALHPFAPRDQAAGYAEAIADLDAKLCEITGYDAFSMQPNSGAQGEYAGLLTIQAYHRANGDDQRDVCLIPMSAHGTNPASAQMCGMKVVVVKSAPNGDIDLEDFAEKAATAGDKLAAVMITYPSTHGVFEDTVRDVCKITHDHGGQVYIDGANMNALVGLVKPGEIGGDVSHLNLHKTFAIPHGGGGPGMGPIGVKAHLAPHLPGDPREDDSGAVSAAPFGSASILLISWAYCLMMGGEGLTQATRVAILNANYIASRLGGAYPILFMGNRGRVAHECILDTRPFAEHGVTVDDIAKRLIDNGFHAPTMSWPVAGTLMVEPTESETKAEIDRFITALLAIRDEITEVAEGRIAAEDSPLRHAPHTVEDLVAEWDRPYSREQGCFPAGSFRVDKYWPPVGRVDNAYGDRNLICTCPPLDSYAEAAE